From Chrysemys picta bellii isolate R12L10 chromosome 1, ASM1138683v2, whole genome shotgun sequence:
ttcccctccccagatttgagAGTATCCTGTCCaattattggtcctttgggtcaggtgccagccaggttacctgagcttcttaaccctttacaggtaaaatgattctgtgcctctggccaggagggattttatggtaCTGCATACAGAAAGGTggttacccttctctttatagttaTGGCAACACATCTGGAAAATCAGGGTGTTGCTAGATATTAAAAGAGCAACTGGAAGCATTAAAACCCAAGAATGTCTTCTTTGGGGTGCACTATAAAgaatacaaagaaaacaaaagcacctgtgtTTAGCACAGAAGACTCTACAACCCAAAATAAAGAGAACAACCTGATCCCATCTAACTAAATATTTCCCGTTCTACTTACTTATCTGTAGTTCCAAATAATTTTAGAGTAATTTTTAGGTATCAATGCTCATGATTTTTCATAGCTGGCCCAATCTTTACAACAGACCTGCTGCTCTCTGTCTCTCCAGCCAAGAGAAAACAACAACCCTCACAAAGAGGGGAagttttttctcaattttaaaagtttctagtcttcccattggctcttttggccaggtgccaaCTCACTTCCTCTTACTTAAACATTTTAGTGAgacttcttaactctttacaggtaaggcaagtagagaacagctactaagaagaATTTTTTATAGCTAACTGACTGGTTCGGTGTTCATAAAAGGGGTTCTACCCCCAATCATTTACCAAAGCAGGTGTTTCCACTGAGTTGCTATCAATGATGCCCATTTCTTTTCCCTGGGATGCGTCTAGCTGGGATGTTTCCCCCCGGAGCATGACGTGGCAAAagtttgtggtttttttcccaTTCTCAGGTTTTGAGCTACCAGGTGAATAGGGTACTCCCTTAATACAATGAATCTCAGTCTAGGGAGTCCATGCTGTAGGAACAATGATGGATAACCAGTACCCAAAGTCATGTTTCTTGCTATTGCCTATTAAGCTTTATCACACCTCGACATGTAGGAATTCTTGACACATGCCATAAAATATGGAACTGGCATTAGTAGGGCCAGTGTTCATAATTTATTTCtatgaataatgaaaatgtatttttcagtgtgtgaagagtaACCAATCTGCTTCAGCaatgagaacagcctccagtagtgTATGGAGTGTCTCATATtcacattgtctctccatccaggcatttCTACGGCGACCATCACCCTTGACCCTGGacacatacaggaagtcaggagAACATACAGTGCATGCAGGAAACACCGTTCTACCTCAGAGTTGGAGACCTTTACTCCTACTCCATGTCAAATTCCAACAAAACCGATTtgaccaacccctccaccttcatcctgcagggtattcctggcctggaggcagcccatgTCTGGATATCGATCCCCTTCTGTGTCATATACCTCATAGccgtcttggggaacttcacGATCCTCTTCATTGTGAAGATGGAGCCgagcctccatgggcccatgtactatttcctctgcatgctggctgtcactGACTTGGTTCTGTCTACGTCCATCCTGCCCAAAATGCTGTcaatcttctggttcaattccagggagatagATTTTgatgcctgcctcacccagatgtacttcattggCTGCTTTTCAGTGATGGAGTCCGGGTTCTTCGTGACCATGGGTTTCgatcgctatgtggccatctgccatcccctaagacattccaccatcctgacaatCCCCATGGTGGCCAAGATGGGCCTGGCTGTGGTGCTGCGCAGTGGCATGCTCATACTGCCCTATCCCTTCCTGGTTAGACAGTGGCGATATTgtagaaccaacatcatccccgaGCCATTCTGCGCACACATATCCGTGGTGAAACTGGCCTGCGGTGACACCCATGTCAGTAGTTACTATGGTCTATTTGTGCTATTGTGTGTAATGGGTCTGGATGGGATTCTTATCACTGTGTCCTatatccagatcctcagggccatcttcagcctccccacaaaggaagcccggctcaagacttttggaacctgcgtctcccacctctgtgtcatcttaaccttttacatcccaggtctcttctcctccctcacaTACCGTTTTGGAAAGAATGTGCCCCTGCATTTCCATGTTCTTATTGGCAACATGAACTTATTGGTGCCCCCCATGCtacaccccatcatctatggAGTGAGGACCAAAGagatccgggacaggctgctccgGTTCATTACTCAtaagggatgatttagttggggatttgtcctgctttgagcagggggttggactaaatgacttcctgaggtcccttccaatcctaatattgtatgattctatgattctaattaaagttttctcctggtgctctggttCTCAGACCAAGCTCCGTGAAGCactggctggtgacatggtgctgggccCTCTTTCTTGAATCACTTACTGGTCAGTGAAAGAGATATTAAATCCTTTCCTGGTcttactgtgctgtgtcagcATGACAACATGGGGAATCAGTCTATATAGACCTCATTAATTCTTAGCAGTTAGAAAGGTGGCAACAATTGGACCCTGAGATCCTGTCTCCTGCCCTACTTATTCCCCAAGGCCCTACTCCTACCCCACCTGCCCTGGTTCCTGGCTTCtctactcccctccctccctccctcaatcTTTTCCACCTCTGTCTCTGCCTCCACTGGGCTCCCTCTACTCTGGGGCTTGACTGAGATCTGCTGAAGCCTGACAAGGGGCCTGCCTGTTGGTATGATttggccccagctgagcagggacAGGCATGGGTTAATGACCCAAAAcctcccacctgccctgcaggAAACAGGCACAGTCCGATCCACTTCTTGGCTGGACTTTCTAGTTCAAAACCAGGTACCTGATAACCCTGCATGGCAcccagacacagaagccaaaaaataGAGCATCTGGATAAAACCTAGATGGGGGGAAACTCTATTAACTCACCTTTTGTTATAGGAACCATGTGTATTGTTATTTCTTTGGGATTTCCTGTACTCCTCACTCACACACCTTGTATTAAGAGACAGCAGGCTGGGGTGGAGGCATCTTCTTATAAATACATTGGTCATTAGAGACTACAGGGATAGAAGAAGAGAGTAACTGCATTCTAAATTTAATTTTCTTGAGTTTCTCTGCAAAGGGGTGGGCGTGGAAGGAATGAAACCTCTCCAGAAGGGGGAACTGAGAGAGGAGGTGTTCATCCAGCCCTTTAAAACACAGAGACTGGATGAGctagaaggcaggagagaggCAATCTATGGTTGCAGGGTTATGgctgcagcagagagacagaCTCCAACTGGAGGAGAAGTCAGTCGTTCCAGGAGGTGGCCCCTAGACACCCTAGAAAGTTCTGACCAATCACAAAATATGTTCCAGGGTGATGTGgattgtagcagggtggtcacccactcTGTCACTGAAAGGGttacagccagccctgggagaaagCTGGAACTGAAGGAAAAGCCTAGgggaaggcagccacagctggggccatgccacaGTCAGGCcatagctggccctataaaaggttGGGAGCCAGAAGCTCAGGCAGTCTCTCTCCAGCTATTgagagagaggggcctggctACTGGGCAGCTGAAGAgagtacctagagtggagcagggctggggggaaaggccagaggagctagggagctctggcctggaagacccccaggctgcaggccttgccaAAGGCTgagaaggtactggggttgcagaggggcaggccaagggtaggcagaggcagcaggtccaaaccctctcTGCCGATGATGAGGGGCACTTATACTGCAATCCGCCCCAGTCAGCaggggctagatggggactggcagCAGCTCAAGACTGAGATGAcgtggggataaggggttgggcattccccagggaggggagacccagcgagaCTGCagggtactgcagggggcagaaccccgaCAGAAGGGGCatcagggtccaggagggacacaggggccagcgacaaggtgagacaccggcctgcagagggtgctctggaggctggcgagctaattccctggatgaccagcaggaggtgctgcactgGTGAGCCATGGCATCTCTACAgattggtggagaatgtgggcatagGCGGTCCGCCCCCGATACagggggcagagcaaggactGTGGAACTATTGCCCAGACATTAGGAAAGGCGGGATGATGGGTATTCTGCGGCTTTCTTTGGGAGGGCCCAGGTGCTATCCCTGGTTGGGCCCAAGTGTCAGCGCCCCAGCGGAAGGGGGTGGATGACCTGTGAGAAATCTGGGAGGCAGAAGAGGGAATATAGGAGGTGCAGAGGGCCCTCCATGAAGAGATGGCCCACCTGATGgaagaagggatagctcagtggttttagcattggcttgctaaacccagggttgtgagttcaatctttgagggggccacttagggatctggtgcaaaaatcagtacttggtcctgctagtgaaggcagggggctggacttgatgaccttttaaggtctcTTACAGTTCTAGGagctaggatatctccattattttattttataacagtGGGCCCTAGTCAAACTCTCTCAGAGGGAGTTTGGAAAGAACTGCCAAGGGCTCGGGGAGAAGCCCAGCTCCAAGgtcaggaggctgggggtggaaCTAAAGATGTGTTATGCCTGTACAAGGCGGGGACATataaaacgggactgtccctactgggatgggggcaggaagcctCACCCAGAGGGGAGACCGGGACAAATCCCAAGGACAGTCCGtcgggtgagggagcccaggtgGCTGCCGACTCGTTGCACCTCTGGACAGAGAGGACACCTCTGGAGGGAGTGCCCAGATCCAGTGAACCCGACCAGGGCAGCCCAGGAAAGGATAGGCCCAGGAATGAGGAGAAAAGGCCcagggcagcccagaggcagGGATCCTGCTGTGGCTGCCAGATGCCAGGCCAATTTCAGTGACACTGCCCCATCAAGGGCAGGGTGGAGGTGGCGGAGGTGGTGAGGAAGATGGAGGGGACTCCGCAGGAGGTTGGGATCCAGACCGTCACAGAACCGGTCGCCGAGGAGACCCAGACCGTCACAGAGTCAGTTACCAAGCGGGAGACCCAGACTGAGTGGGCCCAGCAAGAAGCCAGAACCCAGGTGGTTGTAGTAAAAGAGACCAAATGGACACAGACCCCGAGGTTAGAGGGTCCAGGAGATACAGACCAGAGGGTGTGGCTGGAGGCCATAGAGTTGGCCCGCCGGAAGGCGGAGGCACGCTCTCGGGAGATGGCCCAATGCTGGGAGACCAtggagatgaggtgggtgagctggggctagggtgacctgttcaaaggaagaaaatatcgggacaccgggggagggaggaggacaaaaaaaaaaaggcgagtgctaccttctgctggtggagcaaaaaaaaa
This genomic window contains:
- the LOC101943351 gene encoding olfactory receptor 52M1-like translates to MQETPFYLRVGDLYSYSMSNSNKTDLTNPSTFILQGIPGLEAAHVWISIPFCVIYLIAVLGNFTILFIVKMEPSLHGPMYYFLCMLAVTDLVLSTSILPKMLSIFWFNSREIDFDACLTQMYFIGCFSVMESGFFVTMGFDRYVAICHPLRHSTILTIPMVAKMGLAVVLRSGMLILPYPFLVRQWRYCRTNIIPEPFCAHISVVKLACGDTHVSSYYGLFVLLCVMGLDGILITVSYIQILRAIFSLPTKEARLKTFGTCVSHLCVILTFYIPGLFSSLTYRFGKNVPLHFHVLIGNMNLLVPPMLHPIIYGVRTKEIRDRLLRFITHKG